CCGCCGATACCAAGGAGACCCTCGAGGCTCTGGGCCCGGCGGGTCTCGAAGGCATTTTCGTCGTGTCCTATCCGCGCTACGATATTTCGGAGAAATTCGGCCCGGGCAAGGACGAGTATCTCGCCGCCTATAAGGCGAAGTTCGGCGGCGAGCCGATCGCGCCCCAGAGCCTCAACGCCTATGTCGGCTTTCAGGTAATGGCCGAGGCCATCAAGGCGGCGGGCGGGACAAAGCCTGAGGCCGTCGTTGCCGCGGCGAAAGCATTGAACAAGCCGCTCGGCTCCTATGCGACGGGTTTTGGCGTGAAGTTCGATGACAAGATGCAGAACGGGCTGGCCTTCCCGACGGTGGGCCAGTGGCAGGGCGGCAAGGTCGTCACCGTGTATCCGAATGAAGCGGCTGTTCCGGGCGTCAAGCCCATCGGCCTTTCTTCCAAGTAAAATAATGTAGGACACGCGCTGCCATCTCTGTCGGCGCGTGTCTCGCGGAGGCGCCCATAATGTCAGCCTTTATCAACGTCGTCACAGTCGGCTTGCTGCTTGGCGGTATCTACGGACTCGTCAGTATCGGGTTGAATCTCATCTTTGGCGTCATCCGCATTGTCAATTTCGCCCAGGGCGAATTCGTTATGCTGGGCATGTACGGCGCTTATCTCGCGTATCTGTTGATCGGCGTCGATCCCTATGTGTCCATCCTGGTGGTGGTGCCGAGCCTGTTCCTCTTCGGCGTGGTGGTTCAGCGCTTCATCCTGCAACCGCTGCAGAACGAACCGATGATGCAGGTCTTCGCCACCTTCGGCCTGCTGCTGTTGCTGCAGAACATGGTCCTGGCGATTACCCGCGGCATGAGCTACACCGTGCCGACGCCCTTGTCGCAGGTCCATTTCGACCTTGGCGGGGTGAGCCTCAGCCTCTCGCGGCTCATTGTCCTGCTTTCCGTTTGCGTTGTCGCCATCGGGCTCAGCTGGTTCCTGAAGCACACGCTTCTCGGCAAATCCGTGCGCGCGGTGACACAGGATCGCCGTTCGGCCCGGCTCATGGGCATCAATGTCGAGTGGACCTACATGCTCACCTTCGGCACGGGCGCGGCGCTGGCCGGCCTCGCCGGCACCCTGCTCGCGCCGATCTACACCATGTCGCCGCAGATCGGCGGAAACTTCATTGTCGCGGCCTTCGCGGTAGTTGTTCTCGGCGGGCTCGGCAGCGTCTGGGGCGCCTTCGCCGGGGGGTTCATCATCGGCATGATCGAGGCGTTCGCCGGGTACTACGTCAATCCGGAACTCAAGCATGTCGCCTGGTTCCTCGTGTTTATCATCGTGCTGATCGTCCGTCCGAGCGGACTATTCGGTGTCATGGGCGCTGAAGAGGTAGGTCTCCGTGAGCAGAACTGACACATTGCCCATGCCGGCATCCGCGTTGAAAGCAAAATCCGTCACAGGTCTCACCACCTTTGATACGGAACTGGTGCGTATCGCGGCGGTGGCGATCGTCTTGCTGGGCTGCACCTGGCTGTTGTCCGGCCAGCCGTTCTACATGAACATCCTGTCCTACACCTTTCTCTTCGCGGCGCTGGCGACAAGCTGGAATATCATCGGCGGCTATGGCGGACAGTTCTCGCTCGCCCACGGCGTCTATTTCGCCATCGGGGCTTATCTCGCCGGCAACCTCTACATCCGGTTCGGCCTTTCGCCGTGGATCGCGCTGGTGCCGGCTGCACTGGCGGCCGCGATCGCGGCCGCCTTGATCTGCTGGCCGCTGTTTCGCCTGAAGGGAAAGTTCTTCGGCATCGCAACCTTGGCCGTCAGCGAGGTCGCCTTCGTGCTCGCCAATTACTTCGACAGCCTGACGGGCGGACCACGTGGCATGTCCCTGCCATTCAAGGCAGGGTTTTCAAACATGATATTCACTAACCGCTTCTCTTATGCCCTGCTGATGCTCGGGTTCCTCATCTTCTGCCTGATCGTCAGCGGTTTCGTCTACAGAACCCGGCTTGGATACTATCTCCAGGCTGTCCGCGACGATCAGGATGCGGCGCAGGCGAGCGGTATCGACGTGCTGTATGTCAAAATGACGGGCATGGCGCTCAGCGCGGCGCTGACCGCGATGGGGGGCGTGTTCTTCGCTTTGTATCTGCGCTTCATCGATCCCCCGACGCTGCTTTCCTTGCCCGACATCGGCGTCCGCTTCCTGCTCATCTCGCTGATAGGCGGCGTTGGCACCCTCTTCGGCCCCCTGGTCGGGGCGCTGCTCATCGTGCCGGTAGAGTTTTACCTGCGGGCGACGATCGGTGGCTCGATCCCGGGAGGCCATCTCGTGGTGCTGGGAGCGGTTCTCATCCTGTGTTCGTTGTTCCTGAAGCGCGGCATCGTCGGCGCCGCCGAAACCGCCTGGCAATCAATCCGGAGGCGCCGCCATGGCTGAGCCGCTTCTCAAGATCGACGGCGTCACCAAGCGTTTCGGGGGACTGACAGCGGTCAACAACGTCTCGTTGGAAATGGCCAAGGGCGATCTCGTGAGCCTCATCGGCCCGAACGGGGCCGGCAAAACCACCCTGTTCAACCTTGTGACGGGGCAGCTGAAAGTCTCGTCGGGCGCGGTGCTCTTCAAGGGCGAGGACATCACGGCCGCGTCGCCGCAGAAGCGCGCGGTGCTCGGCTTTGGCCGCACGTTCCAGATCTCCAAGACGCTGACCTCGCTTACAACGCTTGAAAACGCGCTCATTGGCGCCTTTCTGCACAACCGCGGCGCGCAGGCGGCCGCCCGGCGGGCGAGCGAAGCGCTCGAGATGGTCGGCCTGTCGGCCCGCGCTTCGGTGAGGGCCGGCCTGCTCACGCTCAGCGAGCGTCGGCGGCTCGAGATCGCGCGCGCCCTCGCGCTTGATCCTACCATCATCCTGCTGGATGAAGTGATGGCGGGGCTCAACCAGACAGAGGTCGACGAGGTCATCACGCTCGTACAGCGGCTTCACCGCGAAGGCTTCACGATCCTGGTCATCGAGCACAATCTGAAAGTCGTGCGGGCCTTTGCCAACCAGGTGGTCGTGCTGAACTTCGGTACGAAAATCGCGCAGGGAAGCCCGGAGGATGTGCTGTCCGACCGGCAGGTGGTCGAGGCTTATATCGGGAAGGCGCGCCGGTGAATACCATCCTGGAAATCCGAGATCTCCACGCCGGCTACAATCAGGCGGCCGTGCTCGAAGGCATCTCGCTTTCGGTTTCCGACGGCGAGATCGTGTCCATTGTCGGCGCCAATGGCGCCGGAAAGAGCACGTTGCTCGGCGCCATCACCCGGCTGGTCGAGGTCACGCGCGGGTCGATCCATTTCGACGGCACTGACATCACCACGATCGCACCGCACCGCTTGCCCGCCATGGGCCTCGTGATGGTGCCCGAGGGCGGCCGGCTGTTTCCCTTCATGACCGTCCAGGAAAACCTGGAACTTGGCTATTTCGCTCGACGTTCCCGGCAGGATGCGAAGGACAGGCTGGAGGAGGTCATCAGCCTTTTCCCGGTCCTCGCGGAGCGTCGCGAACAACTGGCGGGGCATCTCTCCGGCGGCGAGCGCCAGATGTGCGCCATTGCGCGGGCGGTGATGAGCCGCCCGAAGCTGCTGATGCTCGACGAGCCTTCTGTCGGGCTGTCGCCAATGATGGTGGGCAAGGTGTTCGAGCTCGTGGAGGCGTTGGCGCGCCACGAAGGTCTGTCCATCGTCCTGGTCGAGCAGAATGTGGAGGAGGCCCTCGAGCTGTCGAAGCGGGCCTATGTCGTGGAGCACGGCCGGATTGTCCGGTCCGGCAGTTCCGACGACTTGCGCAATGATCCGGCGCTGCAGGCCGCCTACATGGGCGCGTGAGGCAAGCGCCTCGGTTATCCGCCGGCGGCATGCGCTGAGCCTTGCGGCCTCGGGGGCCAAACCTCAGCGCATCGCGCGCAACTGTCCGTGTTCCCGGACCAACCCGCGTGAGCTCACGATACGCTCAGTCCGCGGCAGGCTCCTTTTTCCGAAGTCGTTTTTCCGGTTGGAGATTGGCCGAGACCTGCTGCCGGTGGAGACGCTCGCGCGCCACCTTGCTATAGGCGCTGACGTGGCGCTCCATGCTCTTGAAGGCTAGCGCCGCATCACCCTGAGTGATCGCCTTCATAATCCGGGTATGGGCGAGAAAAGCTTCGTGGCGGATACCTTCAGTGGTGACCTGCTGGTAGTCTGCCGCCTTCAGGATGGAGTCTGAAATCGCTTCCATCAGAGCGATCAGCGGTTCGTTCTGGCTCGCGCGCGCCACCGCCAGATGCCATTCGAGATTGATCTGCTTGTAGGCGGCGATGTCGTCGCCCGAGGCGAGAAAGGCTTCGTGGAGTCGCTCCATCTCAGCCAGTTCTTCCGGACTTCGTTTGACAGCGGCCAGGCTCGCCATCATGGGCTCGACGGCTAGCCGACAGTCCAGTAGCGATTCGAGCCGGATACCGTGGGTGCGGATGAACAGCTCCACCGAGCGCGCGACGGACTTGCGGCCGGGAAGGGTCACCATCGAGCCGCCAAGTCGGCCGGGGCGGGTCGTAACCAGGTTCTCAGCTTCGAGGACCCGGAGCGCCTCGCGCACCGACGCGCGGCTCAGGCCTGATTCCGCGACCAGTTCTCGCTCGGCCGGCAGCATATCGCCCGCTACGAACTTACCCGCAAGAATGAGATCGCGTAGGCGCGCGGCCAATATATCCGAGGCCTTGGGCACGAATATCGGTACGATCCCGCTCGGTTCCTTCTCAGTCAAATTCGCAAACTCCCGAGGCAAGGGCATGAACGGCCGAGATCGCCTTTGACCTCATTTGGCTCGTCGCAGGCAAGCGCGGAATTATCACGTATTCATATGAATCCCGCCAGCCACCCCGACGGAAATACACATCAGTCCCGTCCGGCGGCTTTTTGCCTTCCCGAGGCACTGACGCAAAAGCGGAGGCCCCCGCTGGCTTTCGGTCGCTCCTCGATGGTGACACCATAGATATTCTCGGCGGTTTCGCGGCTGATCAGCCCTTCGTCGAGATCATGCTGCACCAGGGCCGGATCGCGCTGAAGCGGATCGCCAAAACCGCCGCCACCCGGCGAGGCGAGATGGACGATGTCGCCGTTGGCGAGCGCGAGCTTCTCGATCTTGCTGCGCATGGGCGGCCGCCATGTCTTGCCGCCCACCTCGAACTCGACGGAATTGGCGGCGCCCGGTTGGCCGCCCTGGACGCCGAACGGCCTGTGGTCGACGCGGTCG
This genomic window from Parvibaculum sp. contains:
- a CDS encoding branched-chain amino acid ABC transporter permease, giving the protein MPASALKAKSVTGLTTFDTELVRIAAVAIVLLGCTWLLSGQPFYMNILSYTFLFAALATSWNIIGGYGGQFSLAHGVYFAIGAYLAGNLYIRFGLSPWIALVPAALAAAIAAALICWPLFRLKGKFFGIATLAVSEVAFVLANYFDSLTGGPRGMSLPFKAGFSNMIFTNRFSYALLMLGFLIFCLIVSGFVYRTRLGYYLQAVRDDQDAAQASGIDVLYVKMTGMALSAALTAMGGVFFALYLRFIDPPTLLSLPDIGVRFLLISLIGGVGTLFGPLVGALLIVPVEFYLRATIGGSIPGGHLVVLGAVLILCSLFLKRGIVGAAETAWQSIRRRRHG
- a CDS encoding ABC transporter ATP-binding protein; this encodes MNTILEIRDLHAGYNQAAVLEGISLSVSDGEIVSIVGANGAGKSTLLGAITRLVEVTRGSIHFDGTDITTIAPHRLPAMGLVMVPEGGRLFPFMTVQENLELGYFARRSRQDAKDRLEEVISLFPVLAERREQLAGHLSGGERQMCAIARAVMSRPKLLMLDEPSVGLSPMMVGKVFELVEALARHEGLSIVLVEQNVEEALELSKRAYVVEHGRIVRSGSSDDLRNDPALQAAYMGA
- a CDS encoding ABC transporter ATP-binding protein, yielding MAEPLLKIDGVTKRFGGLTAVNNVSLEMAKGDLVSLIGPNGAGKTTLFNLVTGQLKVSSGAVLFKGEDITAASPQKRAVLGFGRTFQISKTLTSLTTLENALIGAFLHNRGAQAAARRASEALEMVGLSARASVRAGLLTLSERRRLEIARALALDPTIILLDEVMAGLNQTEVDEVITLVQRLHREGFTILVIEHNLKVVRAFANQVVVLNFGTKIAQGSPEDVLSDRQVVEAYIGKARR
- a CDS encoding FCD domain-containing protein — translated: MTEKEPSGIVPIFVPKASDILAARLRDLILAGKFVAGDMLPAERELVAESGLSRASVREALRVLEAENLVTTRPGRLGGSMVTLPGRKSVARSVELFIRTHGIRLESLLDCRLAVEPMMASLAAVKRSPEELAEMERLHEAFLASGDDIAAYKQINLEWHLAVARASQNEPLIALMEAISDSILKAADYQQVTTEGIRHEAFLAHTRIMKAITQGDAALAFKSMERHVSAYSKVARERLHRQQVSANLQPEKRLRKKEPAAD
- a CDS encoding branched-chain amino acid ABC transporter permease, translating into MSAFINVVTVGLLLGGIYGLVSIGLNLIFGVIRIVNFAQGEFVMLGMYGAYLAYLLIGVDPYVSILVVVPSLFLFGVVVQRFILQPLQNEPMMQVFATFGLLLLLQNMVLAITRGMSYTVPTPLSQVHFDLGGVSLSLSRLIVLLSVCVVAIGLSWFLKHTLLGKSVRAVTQDRRSARLMGINVEWTYMLTFGTGAALAGLAGTLLAPIYTMSPQIGGNFIVAAFAVVVLGGLGSVWGAFAGGFIIGMIEAFAGYYVNPELKHVAWFLVFIIVLIVRPSGLFGVMGAEEVGLREQN